One Cherax quadricarinatus isolate ZL_2023a unplaced genomic scaffold, ASM3850222v1 Contig45, whole genome shotgun sequence DNA segment encodes these proteins:
- the LOC128687705 gene encoding zinc finger protein 271: MSEKLNKEYTEAIQIRFHKTDKLYKCSVCLKNFPKKSFLLAHKKIHKRDKSNRCSVCLKAFSHSSSLVKHLRSHTGEKPYQCLECLKRFSDRSSLLNHIKIHTGEKPYQCSVCLKDFPGKFHLIRHTRTHTGEKPFQCLECLKSFSAKSNLVSHMRIHTGEKPFHCSVCLKGFSDKSPLKKHLRIHTGEKPYQCSVCLKYFNQKSHLLGHSKVHTGEKPHQCAVCLKYFSVKSCVVTHMRIHTGEKPYQCSTCSKAFSDRSSLSKHMKIHTGEKPYQCTECPKNFLLKSCLVSHLRVHTGEAPYQCSECLKVFKQKCQLNTHMRVHTGEKPHHCSVCLKDFKQKSHLAKHMKIHA, from the coding sequence ATGTCTGAAAAACTTAATAAGGAATATACTGAAGCAATACAAATAAGATTTCATAAAACAGATAAATTATATAAATGTTCAGTGTGTTTAAAGAACTTTCCCAAAAAATCTTTTTTACTAGCACACAAGAAAATTCATAAACGTGATAAATCAAATCGGTGTTCAGTGTGTCTAAAAGCTTTTTCACATAGTTCATCTCTAGTAAAACATTTAAGAAGCCATACAGGAGAAAAGCCATATCAGTGTTTGGAATGTCTTAAAAGATTTTCTGATAGATCATCTCTCTTAAATCACATAAAAATTCATACTGGAGAAAAACCATATCAATGCTCAGTGTGTCTAAAAGACTTTCCAGGAAAGTTTCATTTAATAAGACATACAAGaactcatacaggagagaaaccatttcAGTGTTTGGAATGTCTTAAAAGCTTCTCAGCCAAGTCCAATTTAGTATCacacatgagaattcatacaGGGGAAAAACCATTCCACTGTTCAGTGTGTCTAAAAGGTTTCTCAGATAAATCCCCGCTAAAGAAACACTTgagaattcatacaggagagaaaccataccagtgttcagtatgtctGAAGTACTTTAATCAAAAATCTCATTTATTAGGACATAGTAaagttcatacaggagagaaaccacaTCAATGTGCAGTGTGTCTGAAATACTTCTCAGTAAAATCTTGTGTAGTAACacacatgagaattcatacaggagagaaaccataccaGTGTTCTACATGTTCAAAAGCTTTTTCCGATAGATCATCTCTATCAAAACACATGAaaattcatactggagagaaaccatatcagtgtacaGAGTGTCCAAAAAACTTTTTACTCAAGTCTTGTTTAGTAAGTCACCTGAGAGTTCATACAGGAGAAgcaccatatcagtgttcagaatgtcttaAGGTCTTTAAGCAAAAATGCCAATTAAACAcacacatgagagttcatacagGTGAAAAACCACATCATTGCTCAGTATGTCTGAAAGACTTTAAACAAAAATCTCATTTAGCAAAACAC